The following are encoded together in the Oscillatoria sp. FACHB-1407 genome:
- a CDS encoding site-specific integrase — MQQQENKPRSLYEAFDLYAIFLRASESEKRANATIAQLQTMLLRYLLPGWGFPKLKGSKITDFEKQVGLDNLKSIELKRLQEAPEILQQQLKQSNVSGGSERTQRYILNRFLAWCESQEWLTWISSEQAEVKPAKLSGSDKSIRTTNRKALTKYSLRATQKSQIPSHLQQELDEFYQFRISPATGLGDLPVKPITAKNDLTNIQLILGWLHHYKAVPLEDLSLQQLVPFVPLRSQADKKGREQIQATVEYTIQLVRAYIEWLQASSSSGGRESQSSRTAINIVQTWIAVAKFVYRFEMGNLQGSSFSDIPVVKALRHVRRTQRLIEEKPTVTTNEELSWVEFLQMVEVLRAECEVSQPSRTLTAIAQSYQRFLIFAFLAYLPPQQQIVYRELQFIPFHENQDNFQRKQQENSCLYQENETWWISLAVNKHKSKRFGGSITLKVPNLTYPGDRTFYEYLEAWLIGNIAKESLKSIPGGLRSSFHPSHSCVFTKHNGQPYQNSTEFRNIIKNASLRITGKVLTPHTVRRMFVSYVLQQGYSEPLIESLAELMGYSSESLRRIYACPRFDKTIKNEVSSLIEDWVQASLKPTNKE; from the coding sequence ATGCAGCAGCAAGAGAATAAGCCTCGTTCGTTATACGAGGCTTTCGACCTCTATGCCATATTTCTTCGCGCTTCTGAGTCAGAAAAGAGGGCTAACGCCACGATCGCTCAGTTGCAGACTATGCTGCTGCGTTACTTGCTACCAGGTTGGGGATTCCCAAAGCTCAAAGGAAGTAAAATTACAGATTTTGAAAAACAGGTTGGTCTGGATAATCTCAAAAGCATAGAGCTAAAGCGACTTCAAGAAGCCCCTGAAATTTTGCAACAACAGCTTAAACAATCAAATGTATCGGGGGGAAGCGAGCGTACTCAGCGTTATATACTCAATCGATTTTTAGCCTGGTGCGAGTCTCAGGAATGGTTAACATGGATTAGCTCTGAGCAAGCTGAGGTCAAACCTGCAAAACTATCTGGCTCTGACAAAAGTATCCGTACTACTAATCGAAAAGCTTTAACAAAATACAGCCTGAGGGCAACTCAAAAATCTCAGATACCTAGCCATCTTCAGCAAGAACTGGACGAGTTTTACCAATTTAGAATTAGTCCTGCTACTGGTTTAGGAGATCTTCCTGTCAAACCAATTACAGCAAAAAACGATTTAACAAACATTCAACTCATATTAGGATGGTTGCATCACTACAAGGCTGTTCCTCTTGAGGACCTAAGTTTGCAACAGCTTGTCCCATTTGTTCCGCTTAGATCCCAAGCTGATAAGAAGGGAAGAGAACAGATACAAGCTACCGTTGAATATACAATCCAACTAGTACGGGCATACATCGAGTGGTTGCAGGCTAGTAGTAGTTCGGGTGGAAGAGAGAGCCAAAGCTCTCGCACAGCAATTAATATTGTGCAAACTTGGATTGCGGTTGCTAAGTTCGTGTATCGATTTGAGATGGGCAATCTTCAGGGAAGTAGCTTCTCAGATATTCCGGTTGTGAAAGCGTTACGCCACGTAAGACGAACCCAAAGACTTATCGAGGAAAAACCTACTGTTACTACCAATGAGGAATTAAGCTGGGTTGAATTTCTTCAAATGGTAGAGGTTCTCAGGGCTGAGTGTGAAGTAAGCCAGCCTTCTCGAACCTTGACGGCGATCGCTCAAAGTTATCAACGATTTTTAATCTTTGCGTTTCTTGCGTATCTGCCACCTCAACAACAAATTGTATATCGAGAACTACAATTCATACCCTTTCACGAAAACCAGGATAACTTCCAGCGAAAACAGCAAGAGAACAGTTGTCTGTATCAGGAGAATGAAACTTGGTGGATCAGTTTAGCTGTAAATAAACACAAAAGTAAGCGATTTGGAGGTTCAATAACTTTGAAAGTACCCAATCTTACTTATCCAGGCGATCGCACGTTTTATGAATATCTTGAGGCATGGCTGATTGGGAATATTGCAAAGGAAAGTTTAAAGTCAATACCAGGGGGATTACGCTCATCCTTTCATCCAAGCCACTCATGTGTTTTTACAAAACACAATGGACAGCCTTATCAGAATTCCACTGAGTTTAGAAATATCATAAAAAATGCTTCGCTCAGAATTACAGGAAAGGTTTTAACCCCTCACACAGTAAGAAGAATGTTTGTGAGTTATGTTTTGCAACAAGGATATTCTGAACCATTGATTGAGAGCTTAGCAGAACTGATGGGGTATAGCAGTGAGAGCCTGCGTAGGATATACGCTTGCCCAAGATTCGATAAAACAATAAAAAACGAGGTGTCTTCCCTTATCGAGGATTGGGTTCAAGCAAGCTTAAAGCCGACGAACAAAGAATAA
- a CDS encoding RNaseH domain-containing protein, which produces MYNEIRLLSLRLKNPSAVQQTYSCLKFPKDAVANLKTLSAIRDNRTENTVNLPSTSLVHAVRACIPDIASILPGLGLTGGRNSDGWIFSSAPISTPYFSVFFRHWLNVEYPSENLRGDCREEQLKNGAIAAFTPDALEKLTGEVILDAAQWGQWENGTAKLDSLTFNLLPDFLATQLTAPGLRFKLQGEWIRFYRCSSKEGQAELISFPPLKTSLGKQEADFYYSMAITIEVETVPFQAEPEARFNISVRRWVSSEVKKIVGNHAVSVYFRNPLAWGKAIDSGKNTGYFQVAPLIWRGDYHWDSNLLPLLEQFNPLSLKPAEICADPVKALNLKGDRNIALTHADGIYPAHRVGKGWFTEDCRQITEQIIELLQDDWAPINYLRVAVPKIAKSSATPYQSPRPSKNSWDATPPKRRKDEDDAAYQKRAEKVGKQKYHKRLIEAKRLREGIVACVGKHLVLEIWYQNTSSRDACTQAVWFNLGQELLEADTSQNYPDGVVVDTCYFREEDLTVTLLKIEARGIPSALALKSDKKPNEREILAAFKRRQEDISQRIRELPEVPKISERGAILEIAGQDQWEKSWLDPYRICRAAFASEGRLLQYITQEHERVPKNEGDKIGIARAKETLNSRATSSVQDVLRALGVQAVPPKIVLKGATLPDPLVYVGVWLVNRTSETTINGKGLQLPIAVMLRSDSNQVWITYPGAMQNGSIWLPYSTGQLEIASGITPIAAETAPEKRKALQKSVTDFLANVLQSKEIRRNQSLITFDACNFRQALPWLQDRNLIKDALQMGDAPPKTPDKLRIVRIREGEETPDWYGMHSKAKDLIPIFDQTKEFPKASEMVQGLFWSGTNDRVFLSIAQKASTMPALRGGYSKLDRPETSWSSPQAVELTMAHLQPNDEPSHWAFLAHQLRSYSLAYNDNLVYPIMLNLARQASDYALLVK; this is translated from the coding sequence ATGTACAACGAAATCCGGCTGCTTTCATTACGCCTCAAAAATCCGTCTGCGGTGCAGCAGACCTACTCCTGCCTCAAATTTCCTAAAGATGCAGTAGCCAATCTCAAGACACTCAGCGCGATTCGTGATAATCGAACAGAAAATACGGTTAACCTTCCGAGTACTTCTTTAGTTCATGCAGTCCGGGCTTGTATTCCAGATATCGCAAGTATTCTGCCTGGACTTGGCTTAACGGGCGGTAGAAATTCAGATGGCTGGATTTTTTCATCTGCTCCCATTTCAACCCCTTATTTTTCGGTATTTTTCCGGCACTGGTTGAATGTGGAATATCCATCCGAGAACTTGCGAGGCGATTGTCGAGAAGAACAATTAAAAAATGGAGCGATCGCAGCATTTACTCCGGATGCTCTGGAAAAATTGACGGGCGAGGTCATCTTAGATGCAGCCCAATGGGGACAATGGGAAAACGGTACAGCAAAGCTCGATTCGCTGACTTTTAACCTTTTGCCTGATTTCCTAGCAACGCAACTAACGGCTCCTGGTTTGCGATTTAAACTACAAGGCGAGTGGATCAGATTCTACCGTTGTAGCTCAAAGGAGGGGCAGGCGGAATTAATTTCGTTTCCTCCCCTCAAAACATCATTAGGCAAGCAAGAAGCTGATTTTTATTATTCAATGGCGATCACTATTGAGGTTGAAACTGTGCCTTTTCAGGCTGAGCCAGAAGCTAGATTCAACATTAGTGTACGGCGTTGGGTAAGCAGTGAAGTCAAAAAAATCGTCGGAAATCACGCTGTGTCGGTTTATTTCCGCAATCCACTCGCTTGGGGCAAGGCGATCGATTCCGGCAAAAATACTGGCTATTTTCAAGTCGCACCGCTCATCTGGCGAGGAGACTACCATTGGGATAGTAATTTGCTGCCCCTGCTAGAGCAGTTTAATCCTCTGTCCCTAAAACCTGCCGAAATTTGTGCTGATCCGGTCAAAGCTCTTAATCTAAAAGGCGATCGCAATATTGCCCTGACTCACGCTGACGGGATTTATCCAGCCCACCGCGTTGGTAAAGGCTGGTTTACTGAAGACTGTCGGCAAATTACCGAGCAAATTATTGAGCTTTTACAGGACGATTGGGCACCGATTAATTACCTCCGTGTCGCTGTCCCTAAAATCGCCAAATCCTCTGCTACGCCTTATCAGTCGCCGAGACCAAGCAAAAATTCTTGGGATGCGACTCCACCAAAACGACGAAAGGATGAAGACGATGCCGCATATCAAAAGCGGGCAGAAAAAGTTGGAAAGCAGAAGTACCATAAACGCTTGATTGAGGCTAAACGCTTGCGGGAGGGGATTGTCGCCTGCGTCGGCAAGCATTTAGTTTTAGAGATTTGGTATCAAAATACCTCTAGTCGAGATGCCTGTACCCAAGCAGTTTGGTTTAATTTGGGACAGGAATTATTGGAGGCGGATACGAGTCAGAATTATCCCGATGGCGTGGTTGTAGACACTTGCTATTTCCGGGAGGAGGATTTAACTGTCACCCTACTTAAAATTGAAGCCAGAGGGATTCCATCTGCTCTTGCCCTAAAATCAGACAAGAAGCCAAACGAACGTGAAATCTTAGCAGCATTCAAAAGGCGGCAGGAAGACATTTCTCAAAGAATTCGGGAACTTCCAGAGGTTCCAAAAATCTCTGAAAGAGGTGCAATTTTAGAAATCGCAGGGCAAGACCAGTGGGAAAAATCATGGCTTGACCCCTATAGAATTTGCCGAGCAGCGTTCGCATCTGAAGGGAGGCTGCTGCAATACATTACTCAGGAGCATGAAAGGGTTCCGAAAAATGAGGGCGACAAAATTGGGATCGCGCGGGCAAAGGAAACACTAAATTCCAGAGCCACATCATCCGTACAAGACGTACTGCGGGCGCTAGGAGTTCAAGCTGTACCACCCAAAATCGTATTAAAAGGAGCCACACTTCCCGACCCATTGGTTTATGTTGGCGTTTGGCTTGTAAACCGCACCTCAGAAACCACCATCAACGGAAAAGGATTACAGTTACCGATCGCAGTTATGCTGCGTTCTGACTCAAACCAAGTCTGGATTACTTATCCAGGAGCGATGCAGAACGGCTCAATCTGGCTTCCCTACAGTACTGGGCAATTAGAGATTGCATCAGGAATCACGCCCATTGCAGCGGAAACAGCCCCAGAAAAACGGAAAGCACTACAGAAATCTGTCACAGATTTTCTTGCTAATGTTTTACAAAGCAAAGAAATTCGTCGAAACCAAAGTCTCATTACATTTGATGCCTGCAATTTCCGGCAGGCTCTACCCTGGCTACAAGACAGAAATTTAATTAAAGATGCTCTTCAAATGGGTGATGCACCTCCGAAAACACCAGATAAATTACGCATTGTCAGGATTCGTGAAGGAGAGGAAACTCCTGACTGGTATGGAATGCATAGCAAAGCAAAAGATTTAATTCCGATTTTTGATCAAACAAAAGAGTTTCCTAAAGCATCTGAAATGGTGCAGGGTTTATTTTGGAGCGGTACGAACGATCGCGTTTTCCTGAGCATTGCTCAAAAAGCGTCTACAATGCCTGCTCTTAGAGGCGGCTACAGCAAATTAGACCGCCCTGAAACGAGTTGGTCTAGCCCTCAAGCAGTTGAACTTACGATGGCGCACCTTCAACCTAATGATGAGCCAAGTCATTGGGCATTTCTAGCGCATCAACTGCGATCGTATTCACTGGCTTATAACGACAATTTGGTTTATCCAATCATGCTCAACTTGGCTCGGCAAGCCAGTGATTATGCTTTGCTAGTCAAGTAA
- a CDS encoding restriction endonuclease-related protein has translation MVQALQIDSERLIRDLATGIVQHFGNLEKSKYWEFPRSLHRAVEHLQILCLAQETIGVVGVPQFLYSWAQKPIFEWGVALELPDDWANETLLEQGSPSPFCIEILPELSEDEQSQRAFFDAVFTRSATQPSRYSDLRCFINENPVIRLGELEIRRITELEEFQDLLAPHAELSYESAPESYRYEGKFWCCGHCGGLLHRISSAKGLESLRCENTFCAQYQKPPLPFESDEKDQVLRLKRYLRRSWHRPGVAELRLARQLCQLGVDVILYPDRDAYDLHLTFSDGSSWAVDVKFWKKAYNLAKSVTQPIPQIELIPHQKSFFVFADELKHEGTAYIREFLNICSVKLLPEQVQFESDFIQLVRQQQRKSNA, from the coding sequence ATGGTTCAAGCCCTTCAAATCGATTCAGAGCGATTGATTCGCGACCTTGCTACAGGCATAGTGCAGCATTTTGGAAATCTTGAAAAATCAAAATATTGGGAATTTCCGCGCTCCCTTCATCGAGCCGTTGAGCATCTTCAGATCCTATGTCTTGCTCAAGAGACAATAGGAGTAGTTGGCGTTCCTCAGTTCCTTTACTCTTGGGCGCAAAAGCCGATTTTTGAATGGGGAGTTGCCCTGGAATTACCCGATGATTGGGCTAATGAAACGCTCCTCGAACAAGGTTCACCCAGTCCCTTCTGTATCGAAATTCTCCCTGAATTGAGTGAGGATGAGCAAAGCCAAAGGGCTTTTTTCGATGCAGTCTTTACGCGATCGGCTACTCAACCCAGTCGTTACAGTGATCTGCGGTGCTTTATTAATGAGAATCCTGTGATTCGGCTGGGTGAATTGGAAATTCGGCGCATCACCGAGCTTGAGGAGTTTCAGGATTTACTTGCTCCACACGCAGAATTGAGCTACGAATCTGCTCCAGAGTCTTACCGCTATGAGGGTAAGTTTTGGTGCTGCGGGCACTGTGGAGGGCTGCTACATCGCATTTCTAGTGCAAAGGGGCTTGAGTCACTTCGCTGTGAAAATACCTTTTGTGCTCAATACCAAAAACCTCCTTTGCCATTTGAGAGCGATGAAAAAGACCAGGTGTTGCGCCTAAAGCGGTATTTGCGGCGCTCCTGGCATCGCCCTGGTGTGGCTGAGCTACGACTTGCAAGGCAACTCTGTCAGCTAGGAGTAGACGTAATCTTGTACCCCGATCGCGATGCTTACGACTTGCACCTGACATTTAGCGATGGTTCCAGTTGGGCAGTTGATGTCAAGTTTTGGAAGAAGGCTTATAACCTTGCAAAGTCAGTAACACAGCCTATTCCTCAAATCGAGTTAATACCTCACCAAAAATCATTTTTTGTTTTTGCCGATGAGCTAAAGCATGAGGGAACAGCGTACATCCGAGAATTTCTCAATATCTGCTCCGTCAAGCTGTTACCTGAGCAAGTGCAGTTTGAGTCCGATTTTATCCAGTTAGTCCGGCAGCAACAGAGGAAATCCAATGCGTAG
- a CDS encoding Mov34/MPN/PAD-1 family protein: MMPSDPENFSVPSGIKATVQQAVDLIAFHPSVDRIESIAQAQPDCVHVTVAIRLGLPLPWMAEGSSPNGVLAVEPVVFSFPPDFPVHAPKIRLRDSFDRSLAHIQPGSPEEPIYPCVYEGNLDELLQAEGLWSIINQTVNWLEKAALGQLIDPEQGWEPVRRDNLKHLVVIDSDRIRSLVSPKREKHFCFPFVYVKFKQAALVDDLVQPRLIYGQVGKTPVLVDRVNIDQLFYETSLIQPEIGYSLAIVVTPGKLPSGTPHIAEQYQPETVTDLNSLRQRAKEYGCLNSLDTVLSNLKQHIRKWTFKGRKFPIAVILCARRPFHLIGESSEIEILPYILDIGAPQLLTEGDRTPVTPAAHQHAITPKLLKSFSGESPLPENRDITLIGGGSLGSKIALHLTRSGKAPKIIVDKGLLTPHNAARYALIPSTDVELTWFNYKADALALAIAGFGQSSQPFHEDVTQIVQKPSLLKQFFPDQTWGVINATASLAVRETLASIQPDILPQRIIETSLYANGLIGLVTVEGNARNPNSSDLIAQAYEAIRVEERLRKAFFEADEPMRRQSVGHGCGSMTMAISDAKLSLMAASMTMSISQIQTNGFSDEGRILLGAIADDGMGLNWTTISVSPSQIVPIQNNPTWNIRIAARAHQKILEECSNYSGVETGGLLVGRVSQIQQAFIVTDVLPASQDSQRSRSEFVLGTVEVKAMLENYSESCGYALYCLGTWHSHLQDSDFSKRDWQTAQRIAQSRIITSVLLIRTPVGYHAITT; the protein is encoded by the coding sequence ATGATGCCCTCTGACCCTGAGAATTTTTCAGTACCTAGCGGTATTAAAGCTACTGTTCAGCAAGCCGTTGACCTCATAGCTTTCCATCCATCGGTTGATCGAATTGAGAGTATTGCTCAAGCTCAACCTGATTGTGTTCACGTTACGGTAGCAATTCGCTTGGGTTTACCATTGCCTTGGATGGCAGAAGGCAGTAGCCCAAACGGAGTTTTGGCGGTGGAGCCTGTCGTGTTCTCCTTTCCTCCAGATTTCCCAGTTCATGCACCCAAAATCCGACTTCGAGATAGCTTTGATCGTTCCTTAGCTCATATTCAACCTGGTTCACCTGAAGAACCTATTTATCCTTGTGTTTATGAGGGTAATCTCGATGAATTGCTACAGGCGGAAGGGCTTTGGTCAATTATTAACCAGACTGTTAATTGGTTAGAGAAAGCAGCACTTGGTCAACTTATTGATCCAGAACAGGGTTGGGAACCCGTCCGGCGTGACAACTTGAAACATCTGGTTGTAATTGATAGTGATCGCATTCGTAGCCTTGTCTCCCCAAAGCGAGAGAAGCATTTTTGTTTCCCGTTTGTTTACGTAAAATTCAAGCAAGCAGCACTGGTTGACGATTTAGTTCAGCCAAGATTGATTTACGGACAAGTAGGTAAGACTCCGGTACTTGTAGATCGAGTAAATATCGATCAGTTGTTTTACGAAACCAGTTTGATTCAGCCTGAGATCGGGTACAGCCTTGCAATTGTTGTCACACCAGGTAAATTACCATCTGGTACACCTCATATTGCAGAACAGTATCAGCCCGAAACCGTAACAGATCTCAATAGCTTGCGGCAGCGGGCGAAGGAGTATGGGTGCTTAAACAGTTTAGATACTGTTCTATCAAACTTGAAGCAGCACATCCGCAAATGGACATTCAAAGGACGTAAGTTCCCGATCGCAGTCATCCTATGTGCTCGCCGTCCATTTCACTTAATTGGGGAGTCTTCTGAGATTGAAATATTGCCCTACATTCTTGATATAGGCGCACCACAATTATTAACAGAGGGCGATCGCACTCCTGTCACTCCAGCCGCGCATCAGCATGCCATCACGCCAAAGCTTCTAAAGTCTTTCTCTGGTGAGTCACCGCTACCTGAGAATCGAGATATTACCCTCATTGGTGGTGGTAGCCTTGGCTCTAAAATTGCACTTCATCTAACTCGCAGTGGCAAAGCCCCAAAGATTATCGTTGATAAAGGTTTGCTGACTCCGCATAATGCTGCCCGATACGCCCTAATTCCATCAACAGATGTAGAGCTTACCTGGTTCAACTACAAAGCTGATGCTTTAGCATTGGCGATCGCAGGCTTTGGGCAATCCTCTCAGCCCTTCCACGAAGATGTAACGCAGATTGTCCAGAAGCCATCCTTATTGAAACAATTTTTCCCTGATCAAACCTGGGGAGTTATTAATGCTACTGCGTCATTGGCTGTGCGAGAGACGCTTGCCTCAATCCAACCCGATATTTTACCGCAACGAATTATTGAGACATCCCTTTACGCCAATGGCTTAATTGGGTTAGTTACAGTTGAAGGCAATGCCAGAAACCCAAACTCTAGCGATCTCATTGCTCAAGCTTACGAAGCAATCCGAGTTGAAGAGCGACTCCGCAAGGCGTTTTTTGAGGCTGATGAACCAATGCGCCGCCAGAGTGTCGGTCACGGCTGCGGTTCGATGACAATGGCAATTTCAGATGCGAAGTTGTCCTTAATGGCAGCGTCCATGACAATGAGCATCTCCCAGATACAAACAAATGGGTTTTCCGACGAAGGGCGAATACTTTTGGGTGCGATCGCTGATGATGGAATGGGATTAAATTGGACAACGATTTCCGTTTCTCCAAGCCAGATCGTACCAATTCAAAATAATCCGACTTGGAATATTCGGATTGCCGCTCGTGCTCATCAAAAGATTTTAGAAGAATGTAGCAACTATTCCGGTGTAGAAACAGGTGGTCTTTTAGTGGGGCGTGTATCTCAAATTCAACAGGCATTTATAGTAACGGACGTATTGCCCGCATCTCAAGACAGCCAGCGGTCGAGATCTGAATTTGTGCTAGGGACAGTTGAAGTCAAGGCAATGCTAGAAAATTACTCCGAATCGTGCGGTTATGCACTTTATTGTCTGGGAACTTGGCACAGCCACTTGCAAGATTCTGATTTCTCTAAACGAGATTGGCAAACAGCGCAGCGAATTGCTCAAAGTCGAATTATCACATCAGTCCTATTAATCCGAACGCCAGTAGGTTATCACGCCATCACTACATAA
- a CDS encoding helix-turn-helix transcriptional regulator — protein sequence MADHQTFYTELGRRIREVRQKRSLTQEALASLVSLTRTSVTNIEKGRQQVLVHTLTEIAAALKVSPESLLPTAIPSTQPLDKLLEGYSQEEQEWVKTVVDTAIGE from the coding sequence ATGGCTGATCATCAGACGTTCTACACTGAACTGGGTCGTCGCATACGAGAAGTCAGGCAAAAGAGAAGTTTGACGCAAGAAGCCCTAGCATCGCTGGTTTCATTAACTCGGACTTCTGTCACCAATATTGAAAAAGGTAGACAACAGGTTCTAGTTCACACCCTTACTGAGATTGCTGCCGCTTTAAAGGTCTCACCAGAATCATTACTACCTACAGCCATCCCTTCGACACAGCCGCTTGATAAACTTCTAGAGGGTTACTCTCAAGAAGAACAGGAGTGGGTTAAGACGGTTGTAGATACAGCAATTGGGGAGTAG
- a CDS encoding ImmA/IrrE family metallo-endopeptidase yields the protein MALRRKYIRSLVESLLRKQNIYSAPVDVEKLALASGVIVRYEPAEDSLCGFLLRDPTQQKVIIGVNKNHPDNRQRFTIGHELGHFLLHESAKFHVDYKFRLKISDDEFQKGDSTEEKEANLFAAELLMPASFIKQDLEQINRPDLFEALDIFEDEKLQSLAKHYQVSVQALTFRLAYLNYIRL from the coding sequence ATGGCACTCCGACGCAAGTATATTCGTAGTTTGGTAGAGAGTTTACTGAGGAAACAAAATATTTACTCTGCTCCAGTAGATGTTGAGAAATTAGCACTTGCCTCTGGTGTTATCGTTCGTTACGAGCCTGCGGAGGATAGTCTTTGTGGTTTTCTTCTAAGAGATCCGACACAACAGAAAGTCATTATTGGAGTAAATAAAAATCATCCTGATAATCGCCAGAGATTTACGATTGGGCATGAGTTAGGTCACTTTCTCTTACATGAAAGTGCTAAATTTCACGTTGATTACAAGTTCCGACTGAAGATAAGTGACGATGAATTTCAAAAGGGAGACAGCACCGAAGAAAAGGAGGCTAATCTCTTTGCAGCAGAGTTACTAATGCCAGCAAGCTTTATAAAGCAAGATTTAGAGCAAATTAATCGTCCAGATCTCTTTGAAGCTTTAGATATCTTCGAGGACGAGAAGCTACAAAGTCTTGCAAAGCATTATCAAGTTAGCGTGCAGGCGCTTACCTTTCGATTGGCTTATCTTAACTATATTCGTCTATAA
- the drmC gene encoding DISARM system phospholipase D-like protein DrmC, protein MTTFSSKLLDHIRQVTQEVPTSTLDSLIKVLMAAEQGEPFQMKSKLLQLLPRGSWRQAVSNLVDVWQVEAGELDGKAMAIALSTAAHCQTKLHQELSAELVWTGPNPASLPLRRTDQALLQLIRAAQRDLLIVSFAIYNIPEIVKALMAAIDRGVKVRIVAETPEASNGKIAYGMAITFGSQILERTQVYIWHKDKRPTDEQGRYGSLHAKCAVCDGQHLFISSANLTEYAMSLNIEMGVLIHNQNLSQQVIEQINSLISNNDLVDWKNEDFSR, encoded by the coding sequence GTGACAACCTTTTCATCCAAGCTGCTAGACCACATTCGCCAAGTTACTCAGGAGGTGCCCACTTCAACTCTGGACTCCCTGATTAAAGTTCTCATGGCAGCGGAACAGGGTGAACCATTCCAGATGAAATCAAAACTCCTGCAACTCCTGCCCAGAGGATCATGGCGACAGGCGGTGAGCAACTTGGTTGATGTGTGGCAGGTTGAAGCGGGTGAATTGGACGGGAAGGCAATGGCGATCGCCCTTTCAACGGCTGCTCATTGCCAAACCAAATTGCATCAGGAATTATCGGCGGAGTTAGTTTGGACAGGACCCAATCCTGCGTCGCTTCCATTGCGGCGCACTGATCAAGCTTTGCTGCAACTGATTCGAGCCGCACAACGGGATCTCCTGATTGTCAGCTTTGCCATTTACAACATCCCTGAAATTGTGAAGGCATTAATGGCTGCGATCGATCGAGGCGTTAAGGTTCGCATTGTTGCTGAAACACCAGAAGCAAGCAATGGCAAGATTGCTTATGGAATGGCAATTACCTTTGGTTCCCAAATTCTAGAACGTACTCAAGTCTACATCTGGCATAAAGACAAGCGCCCAACGGACGAGCAAGGGCGATACGGTTCCCTTCATGCCAAATGTGCAGTTTGCGATGGTCAACACCTGTTCATTTCCAGTGCAAACCTGACTGAATATGCAATGTCACTTAATATTGAGATGGGAGTTTTAATTCATAATCAGAACTTGTCGCAACAGGTAATTGAGCAAATCAATAGCCTAATATCCAATAATGATTTAGTTGACTGGAAAAACGAGGATTTTAGCCGATAA